The sequence below is a genomic window from Sebastes fasciatus isolate fSebFas1 chromosome 18, fSebFas1.pri, whole genome shotgun sequence.
GCTGGACTGGTGCAAGACGCAGCCGCTCAAACAAACCATCCAGGAGGAGGGCTGCATTACACGCACCATCATCAACCGCTTCTGCTACGGACAGTGCAACTCCTTCTACATCCCGAGACACAACTACCAGGACGGAGACGCCTTTCAGTCCTGCTCAGCATGCAAACCCAAAACCTTCAGCACCGTCACCTACACCCTGTTCTGCCCGGGTCAGATACCAAACACCAGGAGGAAACGGATCCAGCGCGTAAAGCAGTGCCGCTGCACAACTATAGACATGGATTAAAGACGCATTAACTGATGCATCCAAGTTGATAATATCTGCTTCCATCGGAGGAAAAGTGCAGCTTTGCAAAGATTaaaaaagtatattttgctTAAAGGACACGTGAGAATAAAGTGGGAAGGTGAGGAACTAATGAGCCTTATTGTCATTATAATGGAGAGAAGATGCTGATACACAAGTGGTTGAAT
It includes:
- the grem1a gene encoding gremlin-1a, with protein sequence MKTPSVLISAAVLLLLLVQLRCADAVTFQGPNKYNPNDSERCHHQPAISGLISRGIGPVTSTDEVLESSQEALHVTEGRYLRLDWCKTQPLKQTIQEEGCITRTIINRFCYGQCNSFYIPRHNYQDGDAFQSCSACKPKTFSTVTYTLFCPGQIPNTRRKRIQRVKQCRCTTIDMD